The segment ATCTTCATTAGATAAAGCACTAATTAAACTTTGAAATTTTTGCTCATCTTTTTTATTGATTTTTTCACTTAAACCATTAAAATTTTCAACAATTATTAATCTAGCAGGTGAAAAGAGAGATTTAAATGAAATAGTTTCAGTAAGTTCTGAAACATCTACATTTTCTTCGAATTTAATAATGTCATTTTCACTAAATTTTTCTTTTATTTCATTGACATTTTGCTTTATTAAAAAACTTTCAGTCCCATATATTAAAAACATATTTTAATTATATAAAATTGTTTTAACTTTTTTAGTTTTAAAAAGAAAGCATTGATAAGCAAAAGTTAAGAGAGCAAGCAGAATTTGGTTAATTCAATTTATTTCTATTTTTCATACAATTGTGAAAAACAGCAGATTATTAACAATAAGTTTTAAAGAATTTGCAATGAAAAACGCCAGGGGTCATATTGGTCAAAAAATAAATAGTGAAATGATGAAAAACTCATAAAATAGGTTAAAAAAGAGTGAATATAAAAAGGAAAATACATTAAATTGAGAGCTAAAAAATACAACTAATAAAATTGATAGGATTCATATTTTAAAATACTCAAAAATAATAGATTTTTTTAGCTGCGGCTTTTGCATTCCGTAAAGTGAAAAACAAAGAAGATACGATAATCAAAATCCATTATTTAAAACTTGAGTTGGGTTGATAAAAGAAGTAATTAAGAAAGTAAAAAAGAGAATTTTAAATTTATTTATTTGCTCTTTTTCTGGTGTTATTAGTTTATAAATTCAATAAATCAAAAGAAATATAAATGCTCTGTTTGAAGATGGTGATTTATTGATAATAAGATAATAAAGCATCATTAAAGTTATAGAAATAATGCTTTTAGGATCGATCTTTCTAAAGATTTTATTTAAAGAGTTGAAAATAATATTAAAGTGAAGTCCACTAATTACAACTAGATGAATAATCCCTAATTTCTTTACATCGAAGATAAAATTATTTTTCTTTTGAGATATAAATCCAAAGACAATTGGAAAAACTATTTCTTCATATACATCACTTTTAGATATGTAAAAATTGTAAATTTTGAATTTTCAATTCCACAAGTTATTTTCTTGGATTTGATCAAATTTTATTTGATAATAAATTGCCTTAGCTCATAAATTCATATCTTTTGTTTTAAAAAGCGTTCCACTAACATCGTAATGACTAAGTAATTTAAGATCATTTTTTTCAATAAAAAACTTTCTTCCATATCAGTTTTGTAAAACACTTCCTTTTGAATAAAAAGAAATGCATTCTAAGTTCGAATTTACCGTATTTTTAGAACTAAAAAACGTTAGTCAGATTCCAAATCCTAATATAAAAATAGCTCAAATAACAATTATTATTCAAGTTTTGCTTAGTTTTTCTTTATTTAAAATAAAAGTTAATATAACTGAAAGAATGCCACTGAAAATAAATAAAAGATTAAAGGTAAACACAAATAAGCAAAAACTACAAAGTGCATAAAAAAGCAATAAATACACTATTCCAGGATTAAGAAACTTTTTAATTTTTCAATTGTTTTTAAACCAATTCCTTGTATTTGCAAAATTTCATTTCATGATGATACAACCTCGTGTTTTAATCTGTAATTAAAAATCGTAGTAGCGTATTTTTTAGATATATCTGCAATTTGTAAGTCTGCAATGCTTTTAATATCACTTCATCTAAGCTTGTAATTGCGAAACGGAACATATATTTCTGTATTTTGTGGTGCAAACTTTTTAAGATCAAAATTATCAATATTAGAATTTTCAGTTATTCCTGCTTTAAAAAACAATTCTTGATAACTTTGTGGTTTGTCAAAGTACAAAACTCCTTTATTTAAAACTGCTCCAGAGATAATGTAGCGATAGTGACTAGTGTCTTTTTGCTTTATATTCGGAGTATTAATTCATTTTGGTATGAAGCAAATGATTAAAAAGGCAATTATTAAAATTGCAATGAAAATTAAAATTTTGTAATTTAACTTTTTCTTCATCTGCAATTAATATAAAAAAATAGTGCAAAAGAACTCAAAATGAACTTTCACACTATTTTTTAAAACGTTCTAGAGAATCATTAAAAATATCATCAATTTCTTCTTCATCTGCTAAGTCTTCATCGAACGAATATTCATTATAACTATAATATTGCTTATTTTGATTTTGCTCTCAAAAAGCAATTTCATATAAACCACCATTATTGTGTACTGAATAGTAAATACCTTCGCTATCAAGTAAATTTTCTAAGCTAGTTTTTAATGCTCCAGTAC is part of the Mycoplasmopsis gallinacea genome and harbors:
- a CDS encoding ComEC/Rec2 family competence protein, whose product is MNLWAKAIYYQIKFDQIQENNLWNWKFKIYNFYISKSDVYEEIVFPIVFGFISQKKNNFIFDVKKLGIIHLVVISGLHFNIIFNSLNKIFRKIDPKSIISITLMMLYYLIINKSPSSNRAFIFLLIYWIYKLITPEKEQINKFKILFFTFLITSFINPTQVLNNGFWLSYLLCFSLYGMQKPQLKKSIIFEYFKIWILSILLVVFFSSQFNVFSFLYSLFFNLFYEFFIISLFIFWPIWPLAFFIANSLKLIVNNLLFFTIVWKIEINWINQILLALLTFAYQCFLFKTKKVKTILYN
- a CDS encoding MAG0490 family ComEA-like DNA-binding protein, which translates into the protein MKKKLNYKILIFIAILIIAFLIICFIPKWINTPNIKQKDTSHYRYIISGAVLNKGVLYFDKPQSYQELFFKAGITENSNIDNFDLKKFAPQNTEIYVPFRNYKLRWSDIKSIADLQIADISKKYATTIFNYRLKHEVVSSWNEILQIQGIGLKTIEKLKSFLILE
- a CDS encoding Smr/MutS family protein: MKVIDLHGLEVEDLIKVVSNVIYEFKLEKVQKIHFITGKGTGALKTSLENLLDSEGIYYSVHNNGGLYEIAFWEQNQNKQYYSYNEYSFDEDLADEEEIDDIFNDSLERFKK